The Gossypium raimondii isolate GPD5lz chromosome 2, ASM2569854v1, whole genome shotgun sequence genome segment GCAGttttcttatgatttttttcgAGTTTTTTTGTTTAATCGGTAATGAAATCTTAATTAAAGGTTCTTCGAGATGGAAGGTGGAACGAGCAAGATGCTGCTATTTTGGTTCCTGGAGACATAATAAGTATCAAACTAGGTGATATTATTCCTGCTGATGCCCGATTACTTGAGGGTGATCCGCTTAAAATTGATCAGGTAGGTTTTAATATAACTGTTGCTTTGCTTACcatcttaatatttatttattgaaatctTAGTTGTTTGTACATTTTGGTATTTGCAGTCTGCACTAACAGGAGAGTCCCTTCCTGTAACTAAAGGACCTGGTGATGGAATTTACTCTGGTTCTACTTGCAAACAAGGAGAGATCGAAGCTGTGGTTATTGCCACCGGTGTCCATACTTTCTTCGGGAAGGCGGCTCACCTTGTTGATACCACTAACCAAGTTGGTCATTTCCAAAAGGTCTTGACAGCAATAGGAAACTTCTGCATATGTTCTATTGCAGTGGGGATGGTAATAGAGATAATTGTGATGTATCCAATTCAAGACCGGGATTACCGTCCTGGAATTGACAATCTTCTTGTCCTTCTCATTGGTGGGATCCCGATTGCCATGCCTACAGTTTTGTCAGTTACCATGGCTATCGGTTCTCATAGGCTATCCCAGCAGGTTGGTTGGatttgtttgaatatttttaatcgACCTCAGTGCAAGGTATTTGGTATCCATTGAAGTTTTGTTTATTATTGCTACAGGGGGCAATCACGAAGAGAATGACTGCAATTGAGGAAATGGCGGGCATGGATGTTCTTTGCAGTGATAAGACTGGAACACTGACACTGAACAAACTTACAGTTGACAAAAATCTTATTGAGGTCTGCTGGATATTGATGTTATCTGATTGTAACTGCATGTTTTCTCCACAGAAGGCAATTCATTGTTTGTAATTGTGTCTGTGTTGATTTATCAGGTGTTTGCCAAAGGAGTAGATGCAGACACTGTAGTTCTGATGGCGGCCCGAGCCTCTAGAACAGAGAACCAAGATGCTATAGATTCTGCAATTGTTGGTATGCTGGCTGATCCAAAGGAGGTAATTGGTCTAATCCCGTGATGTTCTTATCTATcaggtttattattttttccacTTGTTTTCTTGCAGAGtatttttatcttcttcttttggtTCTTACAGGCACGTGCAGGCATTCGGGAAGTACACTTCCTTCCATTCAATCCTACTGATAAGAGAACAGCTCTAACCTATATTGACAGTGATGGTAAAATGCACAGAGTTAGTAAAGGTGCACCCGAGCAGGTAGCTTGTTCTTCCCTCCTTTATTCCTGAATTTGctccctctttttcttttttctttttttaatttttttatatcatcCTAAACCCTTGCTTTTGAAATGCTTTCTAGATCTTACATCTTGCACACAATAAGGCGGACATTGAGAGAAGAGTTCATGCGGTCATTGATAAGTTTGCCGAACGGGGTTTACGATCTCTTGCAGTGGCATACCAGGTAActtttgttgtttgttttcaTTACTCTAGCATTATGTGCCTACTGCTATCTGCTGTCTTATCTGTCTTCTGTAATCAAATCATAACTAACCAAAATGTGTCACTTTTTTCATTAACTGCAGGAAGTTCCAGACGGAAGAAAGGAGAGTCCTGGTGGTCCATGGCAGTTCATTGGTCTCATGCCTCTCTTTGATCCCCCTCGTCATGATAGTGCTGAGACAATTAGGAGAGCTTTGAACCTTGGAGTAAATGTCAAAATGATTACAGGTGGGTTTCTTTTGCAGCTGAATGTGGTTATTTACTTTTCTGGTAGAGGAAACCGAGCAATGAAAAAATGTTTCTGAGACATATATAGTTTGTCATATATCTTGAATGGTGGGATGGACTTTGATTTCGTGCAATGAAGCATTGATTCCTTGGATGTGATACAATTATATATAGTTTTCAAGTATGTTGGCATTGTATTAATTCCAATTTATGAATGGCAAACTTCTCTCAGGAGATCAACTGGCAATTGGAAAGGAGACTGGGCGCCGTTTGGGCATGGGAACCAACATGTATCCTTCGTCTGCTTTGTTAGGACAGGACAAGGATGAATCTATAGCTGCTTTGCCAGTTGATGAACTAATTGAGAAAGCTGATGGCTTTGCTGGTGTTTTCCCTGGTAATTATCTTTTGAGATTAGATGTTTGTTTGATTACATCATAAATTGTCTTgtgtttttggttttcttttggTTTCTTCAATTTTTACTGAATTGTGTTGCTGCAGAGCACAAATACGAAATTGTGAAACGCTTGCAAGCCAGGAAACATATCTGTGGCATGACTGGTGATGGAGTTAATGATGCTCCTGCTCTTAAGAAAGCTGACATCGGGATAGCTGTGGCTGATGCAACTGATGCAGCACGTAGTGCTTCTGACATTGTCCTTACTGAACCTGGACTTAGTGTCATCATCAGTGCTGTCTTGACCAGTCGTGCCATTTTCCAAAGGATGAAAAATTACACTGTATGCTCTCAGTGACTCTGATGTGGTTAATTTCCTCAGTTCGATTTTGGAAATGCTgttgagaataaattttttctGTAGTATGCCATTCCTTTATTGGCAGGATGTGGTTACTTCTTCTGAGTGTgcttatttttgtcttttttgtgGGCAGATTTATGCGGTTTCCATCACGATCCGTATTGTGGTAAGTGGAAGCTTTTTACTTCTAACTGTTTCGCCTCTCCCATCCCTTGTTTGTCTCTTTGAGCTTTAGGATGTCGAGATGGATATTATCAAATCtctaaatttattatacttACCTTGTATCACAGTTGGGATTCATGCTGTTGGCCCTCATCTG includes the following:
- the LOC105788389 gene encoding ATPase 11, plasma membrane-type; amino-acid sequence: MGDKNEVLEAVLKETVDLENIPIEEVFENLRCSREGLTTEAAEERLTIFGHNKLEEKKESKFLKFLGFMWNPLSWVMEAAAIMAIALANGGGKPPDWQDFVGIITLLVINSTISFIEENNAGNAAAALMARLAPKAKVLRDGRWNEQDAAILVPGDIISIKLGDIIPADARLLEGDPLKIDQSALTGESLPVTKGPGDGIYSGSTCKQGEIEAVVIATGVHTFFGKAAHLVDTTNQVGHFQKVLTAIGNFCICSIAVGMVIEIIVMYPIQDRDYRPGIDNLLVLLIGGIPIAMPTVLSVTMAIGSHRLSQQGAITKRMTAIEEMAGMDVLCSDKTGTLTLNKLTVDKNLIEVFAKGVDADTVVLMAARASRTENQDAIDSAIVGMLADPKEARAGIREVHFLPFNPTDKRTALTYIDSDGKMHRVSKGAPEQILHLAHNKADIERRVHAVIDKFAERGLRSLAVAYQEVPDGRKESPGGPWQFIGLMPLFDPPRHDSAETIRRALNLGVNVKMITGDQLAIGKETGRRLGMGTNMYPSSALLGQDKDESIAALPVDELIEKADGFAGVFPEHKYEIVKRLQARKHICGMTGDGVNDAPALKKADIGIAVADATDAARSASDIVLTEPGLSVIISAVLTSRAIFQRMKNYTIYAVSITIRIVLGFMLLALIWKFDFPPFMVLIIAILNDGTIMTISKDRVKPSPLPDSWKLAEIFTTGIVLGSYLAVMTVIFFWAAYKTNFFPRVFGVATLEKTAHDDIKKLASAVYLQVSIISQALIFVTRSRSWSFVERPGLLLLAAFVIAQLIATLIAVYANWSFAAIEGIGWGWAGVIWLYNIIFYIPLDFIKFFIRYALSGRAWDLVIEQRIAFTRQKDFGKEQRELQWAHAQRTLHGLQAPDTKMFTERTHFTELNQMAEEAKRRAEIARLRELHTLKGHVESVVRLKNLDIDTIQQAYTV